The Pseudomonas sp. FP198 genomic interval CCAGTTGCTCGCGCTTGATGGTCGCTTCTTCGGGCGTGCAGGTCGCCCAGGCCGGCAGGGCGCAGGTGAGGGTGGCGGCGAGGGTGAGTTGGATGAGGTTTTTCATGGCTCGGGCCTCGTATTCCTTTGTTGGGCAGGTAGACGGTTGAGGCCGGGCTACCAGGGAAAGTTCATTTGGCCGTTTTTCGAGCTTCAAGTAGGGAGTTTCGCTTGGCATCTTTCGGCTTAAATCAGGCGCCTGCTGCGCAGTCGAGCGGGAGCAAGCTCCCTCGCCACGGGGATCGCGCTCGACTGGGGTGGCTGGCGCGTCAGCCATGGCAGCAGCTGTGGGGCTTGGCTTCCTGGTATTTATCGTGGTGGCGCACCCAGTCCATGATTTCGTCTTCGTTGCGGCCCTTTGGCGTGAGGTCGAGGTAGTTGTAGGCGCCGACCAGGATGTCGAGGCCGCGGGCGTAGGTGGAATAGGTGTGGAAGATGTCGCCGGCTTCGTTGCGATAGAAGACGCTCAGGCCTGGGAGTTCGCTTTCGGTGCTGTCGGTTTTTTCGTAGTTGTAGGTGGCTGTTCCGGCGGCGCTGTCTTGTGCGTTGAAGCTGACGCCGAAATCGTGGTTGAAGTCGCAGCCTGCCGATGAGACCCAGTCGAAGGCCCAGCCCATGCGCCGTTTGAACGGCTGGAATTCGGCGAACGGGGCGTGGGAGACGGCCACGACGGCGACGTCGTGGTGGGCCAGGTGTTGGTTGGCGCCGTCGATGTGGTCGGCCAGGAACGAGCAGCCCTGGCAGCCTTCGGTCCAGCCGGGGCCGAACATGAAGTGGTAGATGATCAGTTGGCTGCGGCCGCCGAACAGGTCGGCCAGGCTCAGTTCGCCGTGGGGGCCTTGGAAGCGGTAGGGTTTTTCGACTTTTACCCAGGGTAGCGCGCGGCGTTCGGCGCTGAGTTTGTCCCGTTCGCGGGTGAACGCTTTCTCGTGGGCGAGGTGTTCGCGGCGGGCGGCGAGCCAGGCTTCCCGCGAGACGACCGGATGGTGCTCGATGTTCATGGGGCTTCTCCTCAGAGACTCATTGATCGGCGATTGCAATGGCTAGTCGTTTGGCGGCCGGCGGATTCGACAATCCGTTGGTCGGCGTGGGAAAGACGCCGCCGGTAAACCCGGCTGAACGGCGCCGCACCGCCTCGGTCACAAACTGAGTAGGCATCTCACTCTCTAGAGGATGGACCAGGATGACGACTTATAACTGGGACTTGATCGAACGGTTGCTGCACGAAGTGCAAAACGGCGCCGGCCACAGTTTTACCCCTCGGCCCTATGCGGAGCAGTACGCGGCGGAAAAGGCGGCTCTGGGTGAGGACATCGAGAACCTCGATCATCTGAAAGCGGTTGCCGGCGAGTATGAAAAACTGCTGCTTGAGCGGGGTTATATCGAGCCGCGGCCGGAGGAAGAGGGCGGCAATGGCGAGAATTTTGTGCTGACGCCCCGTGGCTCGCGGTTGTTGAGCCTGATCGACAGTAGCATTCCGGGCAATGATCATCCGCGCCAGGTGCTGGATGAGCAGGAAGATGCGCTGGATGAGTTTACTTTTGATGATCTGGCTTCGAAGGCGCAGATTGCCTGATGGATTCACCCATTCTCCTGTGGGAGCGAGCAGGCTCGCTCCCACAGGGGGATTTGTGGTGGGGCTTACGGGCGTGCTGCTTTCAGACACTTCAAATCGCTGAAATCCTTCTTCACTCCGTCAATCTTCTTCAACAGCTGTTCACGCTGCGTCGGGGTGCTCTGTGCCATCAGGTCCACCAACAGGCTGCGGGCCTGGGCTTCGGTTTTGTTGTAGGCCTCGCGGTAGGCGGGCGTCCACAGGCTTTCGCGGTTCACCAGTAATTGCTCGATGCGTTTTGGAAAGTCGGGGCTGTGGCGTTGGGCGACGGCTTCGCTGAACTGGTTCTGCCAGTGGGCGCGGTTGGCGATCCATTGCTGGTTCTGGTCGCCAAGGGCGGTGGACCAGGCTTGTACGCGTTGGCGCTGGGCGTCGTTGAGCGGGCCGATCCAGTCGTTCAGGCGTTTTTCCATGCGCTCGGCACGTTCCTTGATCTGCTGTTGCAAGGTCGGCTTGAGGTAGTCCCGCTGGCGTTTGCGTTGATCCTTGATGAATGCGGCGTCCATGTCGGCCACCTGGTCATCGCTCAGGCCTTGTAACAGTTCGGTGGCCGATGGGGTGATTTCCCGGGCGGTTTCGGCGATCGCGGCCTTGGCTTCGCGGGTGCGTTGCTGCAGGGCTTCGTTGGTCACCTGGTCGGTCTGCACCATGGTTTTGAGGCGATCGAGCCAATCCAGGTAGCCGGGCAACTGCGTGGTGCAATGCCAGCTCAGGTGCTCCTTGAGGCGGTCGTTGAACC includes:
- a CDS encoding thioredoxin family protein, translated to MNIEHHPVVSREAWLAARREHLAHEKAFTRERDKLSAERRALPWVKVEKPYRFQGPHGELSLADLFGGRSQLIIYHFMFGPGWTEGCQGCSFLADHIDGANQHLAHHDVAVVAVSHAPFAEFQPFKRRMGWAFDWVSSAGCDFNHDFGVSFNAQDSAAGTATYNYEKTDSTESELPGLSVFYRNEAGDIFHTYSTYARGLDILVGAYNYLDLTPKGRNEDEIMDWVRHHDKYQEAKPHSCCHG
- a CDS encoding transcriptional regulator codes for the protein MTTYNWDLIERLLHEVQNGAGHSFTPRPYAEQYAAEKAALGEDIENLDHLKAVAGEYEKLLLERGYIEPRPEEEGGNGENFVLTPRGSRLLSLIDSSIPGNDHPRQVLDEQEDALDEFTFDDLASKAQIA
- a CDS encoding DUF6279 family lipoprotein, with the translated sequence MSRWLTRTAMFIALLLTLTACSRVGLAYRNLDLIIPWTLNDYLEINGEQKDWFNDRLKEHLSWHCTTQLPGYLDWLDRLKTMVQTDQVTNEALQQRTREAKAAIAETAREITPSATELLQGLSDDQVADMDAAFIKDQRKRQRDYLKPTLQQQIKERAERMEKRLNDWIGPLNDAQRQRVQAWSTALGDQNQQWIANRAHWQNQFSEAVAQRHSPDFPKRIEQLLVNRESLWTPAYREAYNKTEAQARSLLVDLMAQSTPTQREQLLKKIDGVKKDFSDLKCLKAARP